A genomic segment from Dermacentor silvarum isolate Dsil-2018 chromosome 11, BIME_Dsil_1.4, whole genome shotgun sequence encodes:
- the LOC119433813 gene encoding adenosine deaminase isoform X2: MRHATIWELAQQKGLDLGYKSVEDVRERTRPKEGTTLANFLKEIFVFLKVVVGDREAMERVAYEAAIDQATVGVLYSEMMLCPQMLASSSTTLRWQGMPESMVSTRDALDAALQGLRKAELETGAKFRLNLSCARGMPEWAPEVLELCREYSGRGVVGIDVCGVVQPVEGQSVRVHPNANDYGEEVTDPLIIHTFQRAVSCGVHRTVHAAEAGPPVTVLRAVRELHAERIGHGYRAVADGGDAYRQALAAGVHFECCPTSSYLTGGVDLNAAEHPILKLRRDGASFSLNTDNPTITHTTLDDEYRLALKLGLTPDDLLQCNRSAISASFLPDDEKWELEQKFNRLTCPDSANA; the protein is encoded by the exons ATGCGTCACGCGACTATATGGGAGCTGGCACA ACAGAAAGGCTTGGACTTGGGTTACAAAAGCGTGGAAGATGTCCGAGAAAGGACGAGACCAAAAGAGGGCACCACGCTCGCCAACTTCCTGAAGGAAATCTTCGTCTTCCTCAAGGTCGTAGT CGGCGACCGGGAGGCCATGGAGCGCGTGGCTTACGAGGCGGCCATCGACCAGGCGACCGTGGGCGTGCTGTACAGCGAGATGATGCTGTGTCCTCAGATGCTGGCCTCTTCAAGCACTACGCTCCGGTGGCAAGGGATGCCCGAGAGCATGGTCAGCACCAGGGACGCACTGGACGCTGCGCTACAGGGACTGCGCAAGGCTGAGCTGGAGACGGGCGCCAAGTTCAGGCTCAACCTGTCTTGCGCTCGTGGAATGCCCG AGTGGGCGCCCGAAGTTCTGGAGCTCTGCCGTGAGTACAGCGGCCGAGGCGTGGTTGGTATCGACGTCTGCGGCGTAGTCCAGCCCGTCGAAGGACAGTCAGTGCGGGTACATCCGAATGCTAACGACTACGGTGAAGAGGTCACCGACCCCTTGATCATCCACACTTTCCAG CGTGCTGTCTCTTGCGGCGTGCACCGTACCGTGCATGCGGCTGAGGCGGGACCCCCAGTCACCGTGTTGCGTGCCGTTCGAGAACTCCATGCCGAGCGCATCGGCCACGGCTACCGGGCAGTCGCTGATGGTGGCGACGCCTACCGGCAAGCGTTGGCGGCGGGGGTCcactttgagtgctgcccgacgAGCAGCTACCTCACCGGTGGCGTAGACCTCAACGCTGCGGAGCACCCCATATTGAA GCTCCGGCGTGACGGCGCAAGCTTCTCGCTGAACACCGACAACCCGACCATCACGCACACGACGTTGGACGACGAGTACCGACTGGCGCTGAAGCTCGGACTGACGCCCGACGACCTGCTGCAATGC AATCGCTCGGCCATATCCGCCAGTTTTCTACCTGACGACGAGAAATGGGAACTGGAGCAAAAGTTCAACCGACTCACCTGTCCGGACTCGGCGAACGCATAG
- the LOC119433813 gene encoding adenosine deaminase isoform X1, whose protein sequence is MALPKYKIQLHSHLDSCMRHATIWELAQQKGLDLGYKSVEDVRERTRPKEGTTLANFLKEIFVFLKVVVGDREAMERVAYEAAIDQATVGVLYSEMMLCPQMLASSSTTLRWQGMPESMVSTRDALDAALQGLRKAELETGAKFRLNLSCARGMPEWAPEVLELCREYSGRGVVGIDVCGVVQPVEGQSVRVHPNANDYGEEVTDPLIIHTFQRAVSCGVHRTVHAAEAGPPVTVLRAVRELHAERIGHGYRAVADGGDAYRQALAAGVHFECCPTSSYLTGGVDLNAAEHPILKLRRDGASFSLNTDNPTITHTTLDDEYRLALKLGLTPDDLLQCNRSAISASFLPDDEKWELEQKFNRLTCPDSANA, encoded by the exons ATGGCTCTCCCCAAGTACAAG ATTCAGCTGCATAGCCACCTGGACTCATGCATGCGTCACGCGACTATATGGGAGCTGGCACA ACAGAAAGGCTTGGACTTGGGTTACAAAAGCGTGGAAGATGTCCGAGAAAGGACGAGACCAAAAGAGGGCACCACGCTCGCCAACTTCCTGAAGGAAATCTTCGTCTTCCTCAAGGTCGTAGT CGGCGACCGGGAGGCCATGGAGCGCGTGGCTTACGAGGCGGCCATCGACCAGGCGACCGTGGGCGTGCTGTACAGCGAGATGATGCTGTGTCCTCAGATGCTGGCCTCTTCAAGCACTACGCTCCGGTGGCAAGGGATGCCCGAGAGCATGGTCAGCACCAGGGACGCACTGGACGCTGCGCTACAGGGACTGCGCAAGGCTGAGCTGGAGACGGGCGCCAAGTTCAGGCTCAACCTGTCTTGCGCTCGTGGAATGCCCG AGTGGGCGCCCGAAGTTCTGGAGCTCTGCCGTGAGTACAGCGGCCGAGGCGTGGTTGGTATCGACGTCTGCGGCGTAGTCCAGCCCGTCGAAGGACAGTCAGTGCGGGTACATCCGAATGCTAACGACTACGGTGAAGAGGTCACCGACCCCTTGATCATCCACACTTTCCAG CGTGCTGTCTCTTGCGGCGTGCACCGTACCGTGCATGCGGCTGAGGCGGGACCCCCAGTCACCGTGTTGCGTGCCGTTCGAGAACTCCATGCCGAGCGCATCGGCCACGGCTACCGGGCAGTCGCTGATGGTGGCGACGCCTACCGGCAAGCGTTGGCGGCGGGGGTCcactttgagtgctgcccgacgAGCAGCTACCTCACCGGTGGCGTAGACCTCAACGCTGCGGAGCACCCCATATTGAA GCTCCGGCGTGACGGCGCAAGCTTCTCGCTGAACACCGACAACCCGACCATCACGCACACGACGTTGGACGACGAGTACCGACTGGCGCTGAAGCTCGGACTGACGCCCGACGACCTGCTGCAATGC AATCGCTCGGCCATATCCGCCAGTTTTCTACCTGACGACGAGAAATGGGAACTGGAGCAAAAGTTCAACCGACTCACCTGTCCGGACTCGGCGAACGCATAG